In Cryptococcus gattii WM276 chromosome B, complete sequence, the DNA window ACGTAATGTTACGTAAGGAAGACCGATCTTCCGTCTTGGACCGGTCTAAGTAATACTAATTGAGTGGCTGATGGATGTAACTGCTCGAGTTCGTCGTTTCCAGTTAATCTCACCACGTTTTCTCGCAGTATAGGATATCCAACAAACTCCCACGACTACCATATCCGCTACTCGGTATGGATCCACGCTCCTCCGTTCCACAAGTTCCCCTCCACCTCACTTCCATTTGTATCCTCTCCCCGTCTAGCACACCTCTCTACGTCCACTCGTTCACCGGCGAACAAGATGAGTTACGGCACTATCATCTCAATCATGCAGCTGTAGATGTGCTTGAAGAGAGGCGTACGTGTACTGGACCTGGCATGGGATTCCTCAGTACTGATGTTGACTTTCCAGTTGTCATGACTTCAACACCTACACGACCTGCCGATTCCTATTTGGGGCTTTTATATTCCCTTGAAGATATGGCATTGTAAGTGATTACTCAGCTCTGTATGTAGTTTGAGGCTGATCGTATGCCTAGCTATGGTTTTCAAACAACAACGAAGCTCCGAATGGTCCTCTCAATATCAATGGTGGACGCTATGATTAAAGACGCTGACATTGTCGCCATCTTCCGAGCGGTCCATAATCTCCTGCTAATAACTTGCAATAACCCTTTCCTTTCATTACCACCTTCATTCCATGCCATTTCCGCCAACAAATCTGCTGATGGGGAAGTAGAAAATCTCACTAATCCCCTTTTGCCTACTTCCAAGATGTTTGCGACAAACCCCGAAGGAATCAAGCCAATATGGCTGAAACAGAGTCGAAGATTTACAGAAGGGATCAAGGCTATTGGGGAAATGCTGAGCGGTGGAAGATAGATATATGTATTTGCCAAGTAAGTCTTTGCATCAAACGACAACCGCTTTGGCTGAAATTTCTCCCAGATATTCTTGTTGTATACCATGCATGACATACCTCCATTCGCTGTGCCGCCTATATACTCTGCGTGCACCTTTTTTACCATCATATTTTGGTCCGGACGCCCCAGAAGC includes these proteins:
- a CDS encoding Hypothetical protein (Similar to SGTC gene model, INSD accession EAL22535.1; CNBB4130), with protein sequence MDPRSSVPQVPLHLTSICILSPSSTPLYVHSFTGEQDELRHYHLNHAAVDVLEERLVMTSTPTRPADSYLGLLYSLEDMAFYGFQTTTKLRMVLSISMVDAMIKDADIVAIFRAVHNLLLITCNNPFLSLPPSFHAISANKSADGEVENLTNPLLPTSKMFATNPEGIKPIWLKQSRRFTEGIKAIGEMLSGGR